From Plasmodium malariae genome assembly, contig: PmUG01_00_2, whole genome shotgun sequence, the proteins below share one genomic window:
- the PmUG01_00013200 gene encoding fam-l protein, with protein MEQNIKLLFFTTLSSFIILSWICHFYNDMSTFNKYLNENYNLHEKKDIKSYRLLAKCKQNHISSIVGLKSVIRNNELKDKKNISNSEKENKYIYVQLDESSLNSVVHHKQSKKNKSYIFETKTYSNLEKKIFKELDYFDFLKNNRTISDNLYKKMVLKKYRSRIIIPLVLFIFLSISLLLDFCCGYGLRRGLFILLKLSLGRAPLDSLYTFLQNNLGSFFKLTTSSNRELYITPFFEFLIYFSSFVILGITLILGVLYYHKKVKKYEKIKHKKR; from the exons atggaacaaaatattaagttaCTGTTTTTTACTACACTTTCTtcctttataattttaagttGGATATGTCATTTTTACAATGATATG AgtacttttaataaatatttaaatgaaaattataatcttcacgaaaaaaaagatataaaaagttaTCGATTACTAGCAAAATGTAAACAGAATCATATATCGAGTATTGTAGGTTTAAAAAGTGTTATACGAAATAACGAACTTAAAgacaaaaagaatataagtaatagcgaaaaagagaataaatatatatatgtacaattaGATGAAAGTTCATTGAATAGTGTGGTACACCATAAACAATCTAAGAAAAACAaatcttatatatttgaaacaaaaaccTATTCTaatcttgaaaaaaaaatattcaaagaactagattattttgattttcttAAGAACAACAGAACGATTAGTGACAATCTGTACAAAAAAATGgtactaaaaaaatacagatcACGAATTATTATACCATTagtattgtttatttttttatcaatatcGCTCTTATTAGATTTTTGCTGTGGTTATGGCTTAAGAAGGGggttgtttatattattgaaaTTATCATTAGGTAGAGCTCCATTGGATAGTTTATACACATTTTTGCAGAATAATTTAGGTTCGTTTTTCAAGTTAACCACATCTAGTAATAgggaattatatataacaccCTTCTTTgaatttctaatatatttctcaTCGTTCGTTATATTGGGtattacattaatattaGGTGTTCTTTActatcataaaaaagttaaaaaatatgaaaaaattaaacacaagaaaagataa